The region ACCATTCCTCCTTGGCAGTAGCATATCCGACGACGATTGGATGTCTGCGAATTACAATGAATTTTGCGTTGGGGAACAGTGCTTGGAGATAGCGAGTTCGAATAATATTTGGTGGCGATTTTTCTATCAGAAGTGGTTTCTTGAGATCCCAGTAATTGCGCCATTGCGTTAATAGCCTCGAACGAGCGTTAGCTGCTACCGTTGGGTGGGTTTCATCCATATATGCTGAAGGATTGAAACCGAACCGGCCTGGACCGCCAAAATCTGCTGCAGTCGGAAACACATTTTGCAGATGCTGTCCCTCATCTTGTGGTTTCCTAGTGTTCTTGAATCCGCTGATTTCCTTGTGTTCTCTAAGTATTTCGTGAATTAGTGATGTACCGCTTTTGTGCAGACCACATATGAATACAAATTGCTTACCCGTGAACAGTTTATCCATTCTCAGAACCTGAATGTAACGTGAGTTTTGCCGGTCGAGTTGATTAACGTGTTGAAACGGTTACTACTTCAAATAACTTCCCCCAGTTTTTCCCGGTCACGAACAGCCGTTTGGATTGTTCGTCCCAGGCGATGCCGTTGAGGACGGCTTCTCGGTGGGGGCGACGGGGGTGAAGACCGGTGAGGTTGACCCAACTGTTGACGGTGCCGGTTTTGGGGTCGATGCGGGCGATGTAGTCGGAGTGCCAGATGTTGGCCCAAATTTCTCCGTTGATGTATTCGAGTTCGTTCAAATTGTCGATCCGTCGGCGTCCATCAATGACACGAATCCGGCGGATGGTTTTGAAAGTCTTGGGGTCGATGAACTCCAGATTGTAGCCGCCG is a window of Thalassoroseus pseudoceratinae DNA encoding:
- a CDS encoding sulfotransferase family protein; protein product: MDKLFTGKQFVFICGLHKSGTSLIHEILREHKEISGFKNTRKPQDEGQHLQNVFPTAADFGGPGRFGFNPSAYMDETHPTVAANARSRLLTQWRNYWDLKKPLLIEKSPPNIIRTRYLQALFPNAKFIVIRRHPIVVGYATAKEEWCSCGEFEAIVHAIHCNELFESDKKRLQQCQLVRYEELLDRPQETLDEIAKFLGIKRIENPRHIDPDKQVKYVHQWKLVFDRLHQTSPIELLKHRLKPLGYGVDPNHMVF